A part of Bacteroidales bacterium genomic DNA contains:
- a CDS encoding aspartate 1-decarboxylase, which translates to MHIEVVKSKIHRVTVTESDLNYVGSITIDEDLMNAANLVENEKVQVVNINNGERLETYVITGQRGSGQICMNGPAARRVAVGDIIIIISYASMEFEEAKSFKPALIFPDTASNKLN; encoded by the coding sequence ATGCATATTGAAGTAGTTAAATCCAAAATACACCGGGTTACAGTTACCGAGTCGGACCTGAACTATGTGGGCAGTATTACCATTGATGAAGATCTGATGAATGCAGCCAATCTTGTTGAAAATGAGAAGGTTCAGGTTGTAAACATCAACAATGGGGAGCGGCTTGAAACCTATGTGATCACCGGCCAGCGGGGATCGGGGCAAATATGCATGAACGGCCCTGCCGCCAGAAGGGTGGCTGTTGGTGACATCATTATTATTATCTCCTATGCATCCATGGAATTCGAAGAGGCAAAATCTTTCAAACCGGCCCTGATTTTCCCCGATA
- the panC gene encoding pantoate--beta-alanine ligase, with product MIVYRTKNDLTRHLASLQQEQKAIGLVPTMGALHQGHASLVEKANSENDQIVVSIFVNPTQFNDPSDLDRYPRTLDQDLELLRKLEADIVFVPSVKEMYPEEDTQIFDLGNLDKVMEGKYRKGHFNGVAQIVSKLFLLVRPQRAYFGQKDFQQLVIIRRLVEIMKLDLSIVPCPIIREQDGLAMSSRNVRLSKEQRKLAPFLYETLVQAKEKTDTLTPSQLKEWVIRQFNTQALMELEYFEIVEDKELMPVEEWDEKVNKVACLAVQIGSVRLIDNLNFD from the coding sequence ATGATAGTATACAGAACCAAAAACGATCTTACCAGGCACCTTGCCTCCCTGCAACAGGAGCAAAAGGCCATTGGCCTGGTTCCAACCATGGGGGCCCTTCATCAGGGACATGCCTCCCTCGTTGAAAAAGCAAATAGTGAAAATGATCAGATAGTAGTCAGTATTTTTGTAAATCCTACCCAGTTCAATGACCCCTCGGACCTTGACCGCTACCCCAGGACCCTCGACCAGGACCTGGAATTGCTTCGCAAGCTGGAAGCTGACATTGTTTTTGTTCCCTCGGTAAAAGAGATGTATCCCGAAGAAGATACTCAGATATTTGATCTGGGGAATCTGGATAAGGTCATGGAGGGCAAGTATCGCAAGGGTCATTTTAATGGGGTGGCTCAGATCGTAAGCAAGCTGTTTCTCCTGGTTCGTCCTCAACGGGCTTATTTCGGGCAGAAGGATTTTCAGCAACTGGTCATCATTCGCAGACTTGTGGAGATCATGAAACTGGATCTGAGCATCGTACCCTGCCCGATCATCAGGGAACAAGATGGCCTGGCCATGAGTTCCAGAAATGTCAGGCTTAGTAAAGAGCAGAGAAAACTGGCACCCTTTTTATACGAAACGCTGGTGCAGGCCAAAGAGAAAACAGATACCCTCACTCCTTCTCAACTGAAGGAATGGGTGATCCGGCAGTTCAATACACAAGCACTCATGGAGCTGGAATACTTTGAAATTGTTGAAGATAAAGAGCTTATGCCTGTTGAGGAATGGGACGAAAAGGTGAACAAAGTGGCTTGCCTGGCTGTTCAAATAGGTAGCGTAAGGCTTATTGATAATCTGAATTTTGATTAA
- a CDS encoding glycogen/starch synthase, whose protein sequence is MESKKVLFVSQEITPYLPETELSLISRKLPQAIQETGKEIRTFMPKYGNINERRNQLHEVIRLSGMNLIIDDTDHPLIIKVASIQSARMQVYFIDNEEYFHRKHTVADSRGVHFKDNDERMIFFARGVLETVRKLRWSPDLVHCHGWFTSLVPLYLKKAYREDPLFADSKVVFSFYDNGFDGPLDKSFSKKILVDGVSQKHLSMIKEPGYENLANLAATYSDGLIQGSESLPAKVDEVLKKSGKPYLNYASEEKYVEEFSVFYDSIIND, encoded by the coding sequence ATGGAGAGTAAAAAGGTATTATTTGTTTCTCAGGAGATTACCCCCTATTTGCCAGAGACTGAACTTTCCTTAATCAGCAGAAAACTTCCCCAGGCCATTCAGGAAACCGGTAAGGAAATCCGGACCTTTATGCCAAAGTACGGAAATATCAATGAAAGAAGGAACCAGTTGCACGAAGTAATCAGGCTGTCGGGAATGAACCTGATTATAGATGATACGGATCACCCGCTGATTATTAAAGTTGCTTCCATACAATCTGCCAGGATGCAGGTATATTTCATAGATAATGAGGAATATTTCCATAGAAAGCATACAGTTGCAGATTCCAGGGGAGTGCATTTTAAGGACAATGATGAGCGCATGATATTTTTTGCCCGCGGAGTGCTGGAGACTGTTCGTAAATTACGCTGGTCGCCCGACCTGGTTCACTGTCATGGCTGGTTTACCTCACTGGTGCCTCTGTATCTGAAGAAAGCTTACCGTGAAGACCCTCTGTTCGCCGATTCAAAGGTGGTCTTCTCCTTTTATGACAATGGATTTGACGGACCTCTGGATAAGTCCTTTTCTAAGAAGATCCTCGTGGACGGAGTTTCTCAGAAACACCTTTCCATGATTAAAGAACCAGGATATGAGAACCTGGCCAACCTGGCCGCCACCTATTCGGATGGTCTGATCCAGGGAAGTGAAAGCCTGCCTGCTAAAGTTGACGAAGTACTGAAAAAATCGGGAAAACCCTATTTGAATTATGCCAGTGAAGAGAAATATGTGGAGGAGTTTTCCGTTTTCTACGACAGTATTATCAACGATTAA